One region of Miscanthus floridulus cultivar M001 chromosome 19, ASM1932011v1, whole genome shotgun sequence genomic DNA includes:
- the LOC136526626 gene encoding uncharacterized protein: MIHLRATGQADEAVQIDPVDPTDDDLLGDSDKEPEGSDREMEDTEAHNPQHPQNNTKASDKSSAPPQNLPPQKQAALVEEALDLTCTQLINEISIRVMLESEDARRWIHWPRSSLPPRRTRLLGGWAWGGASSTEPICLLPYTTTPPPELPVAAQGDGEGNDATLSHSHAPAIAEDHDDIIGGEALCRPGSPHVSPLPTVGDLEVDAVALPGSGGPSPAPTPQAGTDLLPAGSEDAGSLPQAAPASPTPLAGAVEMHAVGNLISSSTEEQAAPPVTPTATYTEEVTISVDTTTLAVGEMAPAVTVAPIKAPHRSSRNAATADVHTLHKAERLAAKKNLEFPGNFHRSVLVTLLGPAAA; this comes from the exons ATGATACACCTTCGGGCGACTGGTCAG GCCGATGAAGCTGTACAGATTGATCCAGTTGATCCGACGGATGATGATCTGTTGGGAGATAGTGATAAGGAGCCGGAAGGGAGCGACCGTGAGATGGAAGATACGGAAGCTCATAATCCCCAACACCCCCAGAATAATACAAAAGCTTCTGACAAATCTTCAGCACCTCCACAGAATTTGCCCCCTCAGAAGCAAGCTGCTTTGGTAGAAGAGGCCCTGGATCTAACATGCACGCAGCTCATTAATGAGATCAGTATCAGAGTCATGCTAGAGTCAGAAGACG CCCGACGGTGGATCCACTGGCCACGGAGCTCTCTACCACCGCGACGGACGAGGCTGTTGGGGGGGTGGGCGTGGGGGGGTGCTTCATCAACCGAACCCATATGCCTCCTCCCCTACACTACCACACCACCTCCGGAGCTACCAGTGGCCGCGCAGGGTGATGGCGAGGGCAATGATGCCACCCTCAGCCACTCCCACGCGCCGGCCATTGCTGAGGACCACGACGACATCATAGGTGGCGAGGCCCTGTGCCGCCCAGGTAGCCCGCACGTGTCTCCCTTGCCTACAGTGGGAGACCTTGAGGTTGACGCAGTGGCACTACCTGGCTCGGGGGGTCCATCACCGGCACCTACCCCCCAAGCTGGCACAGATCTCCTCCCAGCGGGATCTGAGGATGCTGGATCCCTGCCACAGGCCGCACCGGCCTCACCGACGCCCTTGGCCGGGGCAGTGGAGATGCATGCGGTTGGCAACCTCATCTCGTCATCAACTGAAGAGCAAGCCGCACCAcctgtgacgccgactgcgaccTATACAGAGGAGGTGACCATATCCGTGGACACTACTACCCTGGCAGTGGGAGAGATGGCACCTGCAGTTACGGTAGCGCCCATCAAAGCGCCGCATCGAAGCTCCAGGAATGCGGCAACGGCGGACGTCCATACACTACACAAGGCTGAACGGCTGGCAGCTAAGAAGAACCTTGAATTCCCAG GTAATTTTCATAGGAGCGTACTGGTTACGCTCTTGGGCCCAGCTGCAGCGTGA
- the LOC136526627 gene encoding putative disease resistance protein At4g10780 — MSSNIMNDNLLVVELLDISSEDWELTSEEVELSKSIVTKCGGLPKVIAAISEVSRSGRWWFSYLSRNFMGNLEMAPEFHSLRDMLSWMKSYFDACSDSLKPCIFYLSIFSAEKNIRRRRLLWWWTAEGYCRDTSDGRTCEENGEKFISELVNLSIIQWSASSKYGTACAKSIFFEELKKLMQLRKLSVSGINMGNIKEFCEAISGHAHLTSLSVELDKYDDLDGLDDIPQPPKTIKSLKLYGHVNKLLVWIGQLGNKLEKLNLDLTTKKPEEFGDPESPITPDVGHLRIRPIQDGELHIGLYWRFASVVEIQCSSVLHIKFDDSLLSNWDVGVLLKVHFSGGSQSSLLRNVRDLKEVWLKGYTDVDKQYMQQQINELNLREGQERPVLKLVQTRWP, encoded by the exons ATGTCGTCCAACATTATGAATGATAATTTGTTAGTGGTGGAGCTATTGGAT ATATCTTCAGAAGACTGGGAATTAACTTCTGAAGAGGTGGAATTATCAAAatctattgtcaccaaatgtggcGGGTTGCCCAAAGTAATAGCTGCCATATCTGAAGTGTCCAGATCAGGAAGATGGTGGTTCTCGTATCTGAGTCGCAACTTTATGGGAAATTTAGAGATGGCACCAGAGTTCCATAGTTTAAGGGACATGTTATCTTGGATGAAGTCCTACTTTGACGCCTGCTCAGATTCACTCAAGCCATGTATCTTCTACCTGTCAATCTTTTCTGCAGAGAAGAACATTAGGCGGCGGCGTTTGCTTTGGTGGTGGACCGCAGAGGGTTACTGCAGGGACACTTCCGATGGTAGAACTTGTGAGGAGAACGGGGAAAAATTCATCTCTGAGCTCGTCAACTTGAGTATAATCCAGTGGTCAGCAAGCAGTAAG TATGGTACTGCTTGTGCTAAATCCATCTTCTTCGAGGAGTTGAAGAAGCTTATGCAATTGCGCAAGCTCAGCGTGTCAGGCATCAACATGGGAAACATCAAGGAGTTTTGTGAAGCCATCTCTGGTCATGCCCATCTCACATCATTGTCAGTGGAGCTTGACAAATATGATGACTTGGATGGTTTGGATGACATCCCCCAGCCGCCCAAGACCATAAAGAGCCTTAAGCTGTACGGGCATGTAAACAAATTGCTAGTCTGGATCGGGCAGCTTGGCAATAAACTGGAAAAGCTCAACCTTGATCTAACTACAAAAAAGCCAGAGGAGTTCGGAGATCCTGAATCGCCAATCACACCTGACGTGGGTCATCTTCGGATCAGGCCGATTCAAGACGGTGAGCTCCACATTGGCCTCTACTGGAGATTCGCCTCGGTTGTCGAGATCCAATGCAGCTCCGTATTACATATAAAGTTTGATGATTCTCTTTTGTCGAACTGGGACGTTGGGGTGCTCCTCAAGGTCCACTTCTCCGGGGGGTCACAGTCATCCCTGCTAAGAAACGTGAGGGATCTTAAGGAAGTGTGGCTCAAGGGGTACACCGACGTGGACAAGCAATACATGCAGCAACAGATTAACGAGTTGAATCTGCGCGAGGGTCAGGAGAGACCTGTCTTGAAGCTTGTGCAAACACGCTGGCCCTGA
- the LOC136527155 gene encoding callose synthase 3-like, whose amino-acid sequence MAAPGRRTADVSSSSPAPSPSPAAPSSTGRRLLRTQTVGNLGESIFDSEVVPSSLVEIAPILRVANEVEATNPRVAYLCRFYAFEKAHRLDPTSSGRGVRQFKTALLQRLERENDPTLKGRVHKSDAREMQRFYREYYKKYIQALQNAADKADRALLTKAYQTAAVLFEVLRAVNVSQSVEVDQAILDTHNKVEEKKKLFLPYNILPLDPESTGQAIMQHPEIQAAVYALRNTRGLPWPKDQDKKPDDKNTGKDLLDWLQAMFGFQKDNVSNQREHLILLLANVHIRKIPKADLQPKLDDKALDDVMKKLFKNYKKWCKYLGRKSSLWLPTIQQEVQQRKLLYMGLYLLIWGEAANLRFMPECICYIYHHMAFELYGMLAGNVSPMTGENVKPAYGGDEEAFLMKVVTPIYKVIEKEAERSKTMKSKHSHWRNYDDLNEYFWSVDCFRLGWPMRADADFFKTPKVAYLNLLNGENRSAGNVHWMGKVNFVEIRSFWHIFRSFDRMWIFLILSLQAMIIIAWNGGTPGDIFDAGVFKKVLSIFITAAILKLGQAILDLVFGWKARRSMSFAVKLRYVLKLISAAAWVVILPVTYAYTWENPTGLARTIKSWLGDGQNQPSLYILAIVIYMAPNILASMLFLFPFMRRFLESSNVKVITIMMWWSQPRLFVGRGMHEGAFSLFKYTMFWIILLAMKLIVSFYIEIKPLVQPTKDIMREPIRTFQWHEFFPHGTNNIGVVISLWAPIILVYFMDTQIWYALFSTLIGGIYGAYRRLGEIRTLGMLRSRFESLPEAFNDRLIPSDANKSKGLRAVFSSRPKAPGDEREREKRAARFAQMWNVIITSFREEDLIDNREMDLLLVPYCKDRELDIFQWPPFLLASKIPIALDMAADSGGKDRDLTKRIKSDPYFSFAIRECYALFKNIINTLVFGQREKDVLAQIFTVVDQHIEDETLIKDLNMRNLPALSKKFVELLELLQKNKEEDLGQVVILFQDMLEVVTRDIMEEQDQLSTLLDSIHGAHSRKHEGITPLDQQDQLFAKAIKFPVEESNAWTEKIKRLHLLLTVKESAMDVPTNLDARRRISFFANSLFMDMPNAPKVRNMLPFSILTPYYKEDVLFSLQNLEEPNEDGVSILFYLQKIYPDEWKNFLERVGCKNEEELREDEELEEKLRLWASYRGQTLTRTVRGMMYYRKALELQAFLDMAKDDDLMEGYRAMEVMSEDSQLMTQCKAIADMKFTYVVSCQQYGIQKRSNEPCAHDILGLMTEYPSLRVAYIDEVEAPSQDRNKKIEKVYYSVLVKASVTKPNEPGQSLDQVIYKIKLPGNAILGEGKPENQNHAIIFTRGECLQTIDMNQEHYMEEALKMRNLLQEFEKKHDGVRYPSILGVREHIFTGSVSSLAWFMSNQETSFVTIGQRVLANPLRVRFHYGHPDVFDRLFHVTRGGVSKASKIINLSEDIFAGFNSTLREGNVTHHEYMQVGKGRDVGLNQISLFEAKIANGNGEQTLSRDIYRLGHRFDFFRMLSCYYTTIGFYFSTMITVWTVYVFLYGRLYLVLSGLDEALATGRRFVHNAPLQVALASESFVQLGFLMALPMMMEIGLERGFRTALSDFILMQLQLASVFFTFSLGTKTHYYGRTLLHGGAEYRATGRGFVVFHAKFADNYRLYSRSHFVKGIELMILLVVYEIFGQSHRGAITYIFITISMWFMVGAWLFAPFLFNPSGFEWQKIVDDWTDWHKWISNRGGIGVAPEKSWESWWEKEQEPLRYSGKRGTIVEILLALRFFIYQYGLVYHLNITKKITKDNQSVLVYCFSWVVIFVILLVMKTVSVGRRRFSAEFQLVFRLIKGLIFITFTAIVVILIAIPGMTVLDIFVCILAFMPTGWGLLLIAQAIRPVIQKIGLWGSIKALARGYEILMGLLLFTPIAFLAWFPFVSEFQTRMLFNQAFSRGLQISRILGGHKKDRGTRNKE is encoded by the exons CCGGCCGCCCCCTCCTCCACCGGCAGGCGCCTCCTGCGCACCCAGACCGTCGGCAACCTCGGCGAGTCCATCTTCGACAGCGAGGTCGTGCCCTCCTCGCTCGTCGAGATCGCGCCCATCCTCCGCGTCGCCAACGAGGTCGAGGCCACCAACCCGCGCGTCGCCTACCTCT GTCGCTTCTACGCTTTCGAGAAGGCTCACCGTCTCGACCCGACTTCCAGTGGCCGTGGTGTTCGTCAGTTCAAGACCGCACTCCTGCAGAGGCTTGAGAGG GAAAATGATCCCACGTTGAAGGGAAGGGTCCACAAGAGCGATGCTAGGGAGATGCAGCGCTTCTACCGCGAATACTACAAAAAATACATCCAGGCACTGCAAAATGCTGCTGATAAGGCTGACCG TGCACTGCTCACGAAGGCGTACCAAACGGCTGCTGTCTTGTTTGAGGTCTTGAGGGCAGTTAATGTTTCGCAGTCTGTTGAAGTCGATCAAGCG ATTTTGGATACACACAATAAGGTCGAGGAAAAGAAAAAGTTGTTTTTACCTTACAACATTCTCCCGCTTGATCCTGAAAGTACTGGTCAAGCCATTATGCAACATCCAGAG ATTCAAGCTGCTGTTTATGCTCTTCGCAATACTAGAGGTCTGCCATGGCCAAAGGACCAAGACAAGAAGCCTGATGACAAGAATACTGGTAAAGACCTTCTTGATTGGCTTCAGGCTATGTTTGGGTTTCAG AAAGACAACGTGTCCAACCAAAGGGAACATTTGATACTGTTGCTTGCAAATGTTCATATAAGGAAAATACCCAAGGCTGACCTACAACCAAAG TTGGATGACAAAGCTCTGGATGATGTGATGAAGAAGCTATTTAAGAATTATAAGAAGTGGTGCAAGTACCTCGGCCGCAAAAGCAGTTTATG GCTGCCGACCATCCAGCAGGAAGTGCAGCAGCGTAAGCTTCTTTATATGGGCCTCTACCTGCTGATTTGGGGTGAGGCGGCTAACTTGAGATTCATGCCAGAGTGTATTTGTTACATCTACCATCAT ATGGCTTTTGAACTCTACGGTATGCTGGCTGGAAATGTGAGCCCAATGACCGGTGAAAATGTTAAACCAGCATATGGTGGTGATGAAGAAGCCTTTTTGATGAAAGTCGTGACTCCAATATACAAAGTTATAGAGAAG GAAGCTGAAAGGAGCAAGACCATGAAATCAAAGCACTCGCATTGGAGAAACTATGATGATCTGAATGAGTACTTTTG GTCAGTTGATTGTTTCCGGCTAGGATGGCCTATGAGAGCTGATGCTGACTTTTTCAAAACTCCGAAAGTTGCTTATCTGAATCTTTTGAATGGA GAGAACAGATCTGCAGGCAATGTCCATTGGATGGGAAAAGTTAATTTTGTGGAGATACGTTCATTTTGGCACATATTCCGTAGTTTTGACAGGATGTGGATCTTCTTAATATTGTCCTTACAG GCCATGATAATTATTGCTTGGAATGGTGGAACACCAGGTGATATCTTTGATGCTGGAGTATTTAAGAAGGTTTTGAGCATATTTATTACTGCTGCAATTTTGAAGTTGGGTCAAG CAATCCTAGACCTCGTATTTGGCTGGAAAGCAAGAAGAAGCATGTCATTTGCAGTCAAGCTGCGATATGTCTTGAAGTTAATATCTGCTGCTGCATGGGTTGTGATTTTACCTGTGACTTACGCGTACACTTGGGAGAATCCTACTGGTCTCGCAAGAACAATAAAAAGCTGGCTTGGTGATGGTCAGAATCAGCCATCTTTATATATATTGGCCATAGTGATATATATGGCACCAAACATACTTGCTTCTATGCTATTTCTTTTCCCATTTATGAGAAGATTTCTAGAGAGTTCAAATGTTAAGGTCATAACGATCATGATGTGGTGGTCTCAG CCTCGGTTATTTGTTGGCAGAGGGATGCATGAAGGTGCATTCTCCCTCTTCAA GTATACCATGTTCTGGATTATTCTTTTAGCAATGAAGTTGATAGTAAGCTTCTATATTGAG ATCAAACCTCTGGTACAGCCAACCAAAGATATAATGAGAGAACCTATCAGGACATTCCAGTGGCACGAGTTTTTCCCTCATG GAACTAACAATATTGGTGTTGTTATATCACTCTGGGCTCCAATAATCCTG GTATATTTCATGGACACCCAAATTTGGTATGCACTGTTCTCTACTCTGATTGGTGGCATCTACGGGGCTTATCGTCGTCTTGGTGAG ATACGGACATTAGGAATGTTGAGATCTCGCTTTGAATCCTTGCCTGAGGCCTTCAATGATCGCTTGATTCCTTCTGATGCAAATAAGAGTAAAGGTCTTCGTGCTGTTTTTTCAAGTAGACCCAAG GCTCCTGGTgacgaaagagagagagagaaaagagctGCAAGGTTTGCTCAAATGTGGAACGTTATTATTACAAGTTTCCGTGAAGAAGACCTCATAGACAATAGGGAGATGGATCTGCTACTGGTTCCATACTGTAAAGACCGTGAACTTGATATATTCCAATGGCCGCCTTTCCTACTTGCTAGCAAG ATCCCAATAGCACTGGATATGGCAGCAGACAGTGGTGGAAAAGACCGTGATCTGACGAAGAGGATAAAATCAGATCCATACTTTTCCTTTGCTATCAGAGAATGCTATGCTTTATTCAAGAACATCATCAATACCTTAGTGTTTGGTCAGCGGGAGAAAGA TGTCCTAGCTCAGATTTTCACAGTTGTGGATCAGCATATAGAAGATGAAACTCTGATAAAGGATCTCAATATGAGGAACCTTCCTGCACTGAGCAAGAAGTTTGTTGAATTACTTGAATTACTG CAAAAAAATAAGGAGGAAGACTTGGGTCAGGTAGTCATTTTGTTCCAAGATATGCTTGAGGTGGTCACAAGGGATATAATGGAGGAGCAGGATCAGCTCAGCAC ACTGTTGGATTCCATACATGGTGCCCATAGTAGAAAACATGAAGGAATTACACCGCTAGATCAGCAAGACCAGTTGTTTGCTAAAGCTATTAAGTTCCCTGTGGAGGAATCAAATGCATGGACTGAAAAG ATAAAGAGGCTTCATCTTCTGTTAACTGTGAAGGAGTCTGCTATGGATGTTCCTACTAATCTTGATGCTAGGCGGCGGATATCGTTCTTTGCAAATTCTCTATTTATGGATATGCCCAATGCTCCAAAAGTTCGGAACATGTTGCCCTTCTC TATCTTGACTCCTTATTACAAGGAAGATGTTCTGTTCTCATTACAAAATCTGGAAGAGCCAAATGAGGATGGAGTTTCCATTCTTTTCTACTTACAAAAAATTTACCCAG ATGAATGGAAAAATTTCCTCGAAAGGGTGGGCTGCAAGAATGAAGAGGAACTCCGTGAAGATGAAGAACTGGAAGAGAAGCTTCGTCTTTGGGCGTCATATAGGGGGCAGACATTAACAAGAACTG TAAGAGGGATGATGTACTATCGAAAAGCTTTGGAGCTTCAGGCTTTTCTTGATATGGCCAAAGATGATG ATCTTATGGAAGGCTACAGAGCAATGGAAGTAATGTCTGAGGACTCACAATTAATGACTCAATGCAAGGCTATAGCTGACATGAAGTTTACATATGTTGTCTCATGCCAACAATATGGAATTCAGAAGCGTTCTAATGAGCCTTGCGCGCATGATATTTTGGGACTAATGACGGA ATATCCATCACTTCGGGTCGCCTATATTGATGAAGTTGAAGCGCCCAGCCAAGATAGAAACAAGAAGATTGAAAAGGTTTACTACTCTGTATTAGTGAAGGCTTCTGTTACAAAACCTAATGAGCCTGGTCAGAGCCTTGATCAG GTCATCTACAAGATAAAACTACCAGGTAATGCCATTTTAGGTGAAGGAAAGCCAGAAAATCAGAACCATGCAATAATATTCACCCGAGGCGAATGTCTCCAAACTATAGATATGAATCAG GAGCACTATATGGAGGAGGCTTTGAAAATGAGAAATCTGCTGCAAGAGTTTGAGAAGAAACATGATGGAGTGAGATATCCATCAATACTTGGAGTCAGAGAACACATATTTACGGGCAG TGTGTCATCCCTTGCATGGTTCATGTCAAATCAGGAAACTAGTTTTGTGACAATTGGACAACGAGTGCTTGCCAATCCGTTGAG GGTTCGGTTTCATTATGGTCATCCTGATGTCTTCGATCGCCTTTTCCACGTTACGAGGGGTGGTGTGAGTAAAGCATCCAAAATTATCAATCTTAGTGAGGACATATTTGCAG GATTCAATTCCACATTGCGTGAAGGCAATGTTACTCACCATGAATACATGCAAGTTGGCAAGGGAAGGGATGtgggtctcaatcaaatctctctGTTTGAGGCAAAGATAGCAAATGGCAATGGCGAACAGACGCTGAGCCGTGACATCTACCGGCTAGGTCATCGCTTTGATTTCTTCAGGATGCTGTCTTGTTACTACACAACAATTGGTTTCTACTTCAGTACAATG ATTACAGTATGGACTGTATATGTTTTCCTCTACGGGCGGCTATATCTTGTACTTAGTGGACTTGATGAAGCACTGGCTACTGGAAGGAGGTTTGTGCACAATGCACCTCTCCAGGTTGCGCTTGCATCAGAGTCTTTTGTGCAACTTGGGTTTTTGATGGCGCTACCCATGATGATGGAAATCGGTTTGGAGAGAGGATTCAGAACTGCATTGAGTGACTTTATACTGATGCAACTTCAGTTGGCCTCTGTTTTCTTCACATTCTCATTGGGAACAAAAACTCACTACTACGGAAGGACGTTACTCCATGGAGGAGCTGAATACAGAGCCACTGGACGTGGGTTTGTGGTGTTCCATGCCAAATTTGCTGACAACTATCGACTTTATTCCCGTAGCCATTTTGTCAAGGGCATCGAGCTGATGATTCTACTAGTTGTGTATGAAATATTTGGTCAGTCACATAGAGGGGCTATAACTTACATCTTCATCACCATATCCATGTGGTTCATGGTGGGCGCTTGGCTCTTTGCACCATTCCTGTTCAATCCTTCTGGATTTGAGTGGCAGAAGATTGTGGATGACTGGACTGATTGGCACAAGTGGATCAGCAATCGTGGAGGTATTGGTGTAGCACCAGAGAAAAGCTGGGAGTCATGGTGGGAAAAAGAGCAAGAGCCCCTTCGATACTCTGGGAAGCGTGGTACTATAGTTGAAATACTGCTTGCATTGCGTTTCTTTATCTACCAATATGGACTTGTGTATCATCTGAATATAACAAAGAAGATAACCAAGGATAACCAGAGTGTGCTG GTTTATTGCTTCTCATGGGTTGTAATTTTTGTCATTTTACTTGTTATGAAG ACTGTATCAGTGGGCAGGAGAAGGTTCAGTGCAGAGTTCCAGCTAGTGTTCCGGTTGATCAAGGGTCTCATATTTATAACTTTTACAGCCATCGTGGTAATCCTAATAGCAATCCCTGGCATGACGGTTCTGGACATCTTTGTTTGCATCCTTGCTTTCATGCCCACTGGATGGGGTTTGCTCCTG ATTGCCCAAGCTATCAGGCCTGTGATTCAAAAGATCGGGCTGTGGGGGTCGATCAAGGCTCTTGCCCGGGGCTACGAGATCCTAATGGGGCTTCTCCTGTTCACGCCCATTGCCTTCCTTGCCTGGTTCCCGTTCGTGTCCGAATTCCAGACCAGGATGCTGTTCAACCAGGCCTTTAGCAGAGGTCTGCAGATCTCCCGTATCCTCGGAGGACACAAGAAAGACCGAGGGACCCGGAACAAGGAGTAG